A genomic region of Notamacropus eugenii isolate mMacEug1 chromosome 3, mMacEug1.pri_v2, whole genome shotgun sequence contains the following coding sequences:
- the LOC140531234 gene encoding trypsin-like — translation MKSFVFLFFLGTAVAFPRINVERIIGGKNCARNSVPYQVYIAADDSMCGGSLISTQWVLSAAHCYSPQMQVILGAYNLKALEGTEQIINSTKVICHPSYSNEDINHDVMLIKLTESATLSSHVSPISLPTSCVTAGTNCLISGWGLTRMSVCKWLAELGLQNLCPKPKSPNILQCLNAPVLSDNICQDAYPGRITRNMICLGFMEGKKDTCQGDSGGPVVCEGQLQGIVSWGIDCARKGNPGVYTKVCNYVDWIEKTIADN, via the exons ATGAagtcttttgtcttcctttttttcctaggAACTGCTG TTGCCTTCCCCAGGATTAATGTCGAAAGAATCATAGGAGGGAAGAACTGTGCAAGGAACTCAGTTCCTTACCAGGTGTATATAGCTGCTGATGACTCTATGTGTGGTGGTTCCCTCATCAGCACTCAGTGGGTACTTTCAGCTGCTCACTGCTACAGTCC ACAAATGCAAGTGATCTTAGGTGCCTACAACCTTAAGGCTCTTGAGGGCACTGAGCAAATCATCAACTCTACTAAGGTGATCTGCCACCCCAGCTACAGTAATGAGGATATCAACCATGACGTTATGCTGATTAAGCTGACTGAATCTGCCACCCTCAGCTCTCATGTGTCTCCAATCTCCTTACCCACTTCCTGTGTGACTGCTGGCACCAACTGCCTCATCTCTGGCTGGGGATTAACTCGGATGAGTGTCTGTAAGTGGCTAGCTGAATTAGGACTACAGAACTTGTGCCCAAAACCCAAGTCCCCCAACATCCTTCAGTGCTTGAATGCTCCTGTACTCTCTGACAATATCTGCCAAGATGCCTACCCTGGTAGGATCACCAGAAATATGATCTGCCTGGGATTTATGGAAGGTAAAAAGGATACCTGTCAG GGTGACTCAGGTGGTCCTGTGGTCTGCGAAGGTCAACTCCAAGGCATCGTTTCATGGGGCATAGACTGTGCCAGGAAAGGCAATCCTGGTGTCTATACCAAGGTCTGCAACTATGTGGATTGGATTGAAAAGACTATTGCTGATAACTAA
- the LOC140531235 gene encoding trypsin-like: MKTIIFLALLGAAVAYPIDDDDDKIVGGYTCSANSVPYQVSLNSGSHFCGGALINSQWVVSAAHCYKSRIQVRLGEHNIATTEGNEQFIDASKIIRHPSYSSSTLNNDIMLIKLKTAATLNSRVATVSLPSSCASTGTSCLISGWGNTASSGSNYPNVLQCLKAPVLSDSACSNAYPGQITSNMICVGYLEGGKDSCQGDSGGPVVCNGKLQGIVSWGYGCAQKGKPGVYTKVCNYVSWIQSTIASN, encoded by the exons ATGAAGACCATCATCTTCCTTGCCCTGCTGGGGGCTGCTG TGGCTTACcccattgatgatgatgatgacaagatTGTTGGAGGTTACACGTGTTCTGCCAACTCCGTCCCCTACCAGGTGTCTCTGAACTCTGGCTCCCATTTCTGTGGTGGTGCTCTCATCAATTCACAGTGGGTAGTGTCAGCTGCTCATTGCTACAAGTC CCGAATCCAGGTGAGACTGGGAGAACACAATATTGCTACTACTGAAGGCAACGAGCAGTTCATTGATGCATCTAAAATAATCCGCCATCCTAGCTACAGTTCTAGCACACTCAACAATGACATCATGTTGATTAAGCTTAAAACAGCTGCCACCCTCAACTCTCGAGTGGCTACCGTGTCCCTGCCCTCATCCTGTGCTTCTACTGGCACTTCATGTCTCATCTCTGGCTGGGGCAACACTGCAAGCTCTGGCT CCAACTACCCAAACGTGCTTCAGTGTCTGAAAGCCCCTGTGCTGTCTGACAGTGCCTGCAGCAATGCTTACCCTGGACAGATCACCAGCAACATGATCTGTGTGGGCTATCTGGAAGGTGGAAAGGATTCCTGCCAG GGTGACTCTGGTGGCCCCGTGGTCTGCAATGGAAAACTCCAAGGGATTGTCTCCTGGGGTTATGGCTGTGCCCAAAAAGGAAAACCTGGTGTCTACACTAAAGTCTGCAACTACGTAAGTTGGATTCAGTCGACCATTGCAAGCAACTAA